A single genomic interval of Calditrichota bacterium harbors:
- a CDS encoding T9SS type A sorting domain-containing protein, with the protein ASGIHSQFGSIDPVFYSAWDYDNQRPKTGVEVVSREVPREYRLGNYPNPFNPETEVRYEVARAGHVRVEVYNLLGVRVARLVDEEQVPGVYRVRWDGRDELGRQVVSGVYVCRLVAGEVVKTAKMVLVR; encoded by the coding sequence GCGTCGGGGATTCACTCGCAGTTTGGGAGCATCGATCCGGTGTTTTACAGCGCGTGGGATTATGACAACCAGCGGCCGAAGACGGGGGTGGAGGTAGTGAGTCGGGAAGTGCCGCGGGAGTATCGGTTGGGCAACTACCCGAACCCGTTCAATCCGGAGACGGAGGTGCGGTATGAGGTAGCGCGTGCGGGACACGTGCGGGTGGAGGTGTACAACCTGCTTGGGGTGCGGGTGGCGCGGTTGGTGGATGAGGAGCAGGTGCCTGGGGTGTACCGTGTGCGGTGGGACGGTCGGGATGAGCTGGGGCGACAGGTGGTGTCGGGGGTGTATGTGTGTCGGTTGGTGGCTGGTGAGGTAGTGAAGACGGCTAAGATGGTGTTGGTGCGCTAA